Proteins from a genomic interval of Pseudomonas sp. RC10:
- a CDS encoding methyl-accepting chemotaxis protein: MSLRNMNIAPRAFFSFALIGALMLFLGIFSLTQMSKIRSEGNEIAKNTVPSIRSLDKMIDTSVRLRVLSFRLLVNRDPAVQQKTLDAMTSRFQQMGIAQAVYEKLPTTADEKTNYAEFKQLLIQYRQLEDRMRALSQDGKTEELARLLNVDLQENSDKMNAVLSKLVEINSKESDAANAAAGEQYNMAFNMVVGLLILATVLTLLFAWLLTNSITRPIGAALKAAEEIAEGDLTSTIVADGSDEAGRLLTAMLKMQSKLRDTLQRISGSATQLASAAEELNAVTDESARGLSQQNNEIEQAATAVNEMTSAVEEVARNAVSTSEASKNATSSASDGRDLVQETVSAIERMSGDVQSTATLIGNLADESRDIGKVLDVIRGLADQTNLLALNAAIEAARAGEAGRGFAVVADEVRALAHRTQQSTSEIERMIGSIQGGTEKAVNSMRSSTERAESTLNIAKGAGVGLDTINGAVVEINERNLVIASAAEEQAQVAREVDRNLVNIRDLSAQSTTGASQTSAASNELSRLAVDLNGMVARFRV, from the coding sequence ATGTCACTGCGCAACATGAACATCGCTCCACGCGCGTTTTTCAGTTTTGCCCTGATAGGCGCCCTGATGTTGTTTCTCGGCATCTTCTCGTTGACGCAGATGAGCAAGATTCGCTCTGAAGGCAACGAAATCGCAAAGAACACCGTGCCGAGCATTCGCAGCCTGGACAAGATGATCGACACCAGCGTGCGCTTACGCGTCCTGTCTTTCCGGCTGCTGGTCAACCGTGACCCGGCCGTTCAACAGAAGACCCTCGATGCCATGACATCCCGCTTCCAGCAAATGGGTATCGCCCAGGCTGTTTATGAAAAGCTGCCGACGACCGCGGACGAAAAAACCAACTATGCCGAATTCAAGCAGCTGCTGATCCAGTACCGTCAGCTCGAAGACCGCATGCGCGCCCTCAGCCAAGACGGAAAAACGGAAGAGCTCGCCCGGCTGTTGAACGTCGACTTGCAGGAAAACTCCGACAAGATGAATGCAGTTCTGTCGAAGCTGGTGGAGATCAACAGCAAAGAGTCTGACGCCGCCAACGCTGCTGCGGGCGAGCAATACAACATGGCGTTCAATATGGTGGTCGGGTTGCTGATCCTTGCGACGGTCCTGACGTTGCTGTTCGCCTGGCTGCTGACCAACAGCATCACTCGCCCGATCGGCGCTGCGCTCAAGGCCGCCGAAGAAATCGCCGAGGGCGACCTGACGTCAACGATTGTCGCGGACGGTTCGGACGAAGCGGGTCGCTTGTTGACGGCCATGCTGAAGATGCAATCAAAACTGCGCGACACGCTGCAACGCATTTCCGGCTCAGCCACTCAACTGGCGTCTGCCGCTGAAGAACTCAATGCCGTGACCGACGAGAGTGCCCGAGGCCTGTCGCAACAGAACAACGAAATCGAACAGGCCGCGACCGCTGTCAACGAGATGACCAGCGCCGTCGAAGAAGTGGCCCGCAACGCAGTCAGCACTTCGGAAGCTTCGAAGAACGCTACGTCTTCGGCCAGCGACGGCCGTGATCTGGTGCAGGAAACCGTCAGCGCCATCGAACGCATGAGCGGAGACGTGCAAAGCACCGCCACCCTGATCGGCAACCTCGCAGATGAATCCCGCGACATCGGCAAGGTGCTGGACGTCATTCGTGGCCTGGCCGACCAGACCAACCTCCTCGCCCTCAACGCGGCCATCGAAGCCGCACGTGCCGGTGAAGCCGGTCGCGGTTTTGCCGTCGTGGCCGACGAAGTGCGCGCCCTCGCCCACCGTACCCAGCAATCGACCAGCGAAATCGAACGCATGATCGGCAGTATTCAGGGTGGCACCGAAAAGGCCGTCAACTCGATGCGCAGCAGCACCGAACGCGCTGAATCGACCCTGAACATCGCCAAAGGCGCAGGCGTTGGGCTGGACACCATTAACGGCGCAGTGGTTGAAATCAACGAACGCAACCTCGTGATCGCCAGCGCCGCCGAGGAACAGGCACAAGTCGCTCGCGAGGTGGACCGCAATCTAGTCAACATCCGCGACCTCTCTGCGCAATCCACCACCGGCGCCAGCCAGACCAGCGCAGCCAGCAACGAACTGTCGCGACTGGCGGTGGATTTGAACGGGATGGTGGCGCGGTTCAGGGTGTAA
- a CDS encoding electron transfer flavoprotein subunit alpha/FixB family protein — MSDIIRRDPRAEWIARNRLHPLHAAMQPAQSSWMGPNGIIRKSLHGIGFIGPNGIKRIDRSGAQQGGTTKRSASVEVQLPLHQVADPAFFIAVVPDMVGGRLSSHDRDLLGLAHSLAGKDGAVLAVVFGEHKESAFDTAGVDRLLVLEGSEFAGYSPEQRVQGLRAVDNQFDPHHWLLPDSRTGGGELGRRFAASLGERPATRVWQIKDQQATGRAGAGREDISRTVSRLILAAAECAEPVSETRHEALPVELSTTIARSLPRIEDLGAVAVDPALIPMAEAEFIFSGGNGVKDWGLFHRTAAALGATEGASRVAVDDGFMTRDRQVGASGTWVTARVYVAVGISGAIQHLQGIGACDKVVAINLDPTCDMIKRADLSVIGESAEILNALIEAVEAYRNEAKRDAA, encoded by the coding sequence ATGAGCGACATTATCCGCCGCGACCCTCGTGCCGAGTGGATCGCTCGCAACCGCTTGCACCCGCTGCACGCCGCCATGCAACCGGCGCAGTCCAGCTGGATGGGACCGAACGGTATCATCCGCAAAAGCCTGCATGGCATTGGTTTCATTGGCCCCAACGGCATCAAGCGCATCGACCGCAGTGGCGCACAGCAGGGCGGGACCACGAAGCGTTCGGCTTCCGTTGAAGTGCAATTGCCGCTGCATCAAGTGGCCGATCCGGCGTTCTTCATTGCGGTCGTTCCCGACATGGTCGGTGGTCGCCTGAGCAGCCACGACCGCGACTTGCTTGGCCTGGCCCACAGCCTTGCAGGCAAGGACGGCGCAGTATTGGCCGTGGTCTTCGGTGAGCACAAAGAAAGCGCGTTCGACACCGCAGGCGTTGATCGTCTGCTGGTATTGGAAGGCAGCGAATTTGCCGGTTATTCACCTGAGCAGCGTGTGCAGGGTCTGCGAGCTGTGGATAACCAGTTCGACCCGCATCACTGGTTGTTGCCCGACAGCCGCACCGGTGGCGGTGAGCTGGGCCGTCGCTTCGCCGCCAGTTTGGGTGAACGCCCGGCCACGCGCGTATGGCAGATCAAGGATCAACAGGCCACCGGCCGCGCAGGTGCGGGTCGTGAAGATATTTCGCGTACAGTTTCTCGCCTCATCCTGGCCGCCGCCGAGTGCGCCGAACCGGTCAGCGAAACCCGCCACGAAGCCCTGCCGGTCGAGTTGTCCACAACCATCGCCCGCAGCCTGCCACGCATCGAAGACCTCGGCGCGGTGGCGGTCGACCCTGCACTTATCCCCATGGCCGAAGCGGAGTTCATTTTCTCCGGCGGCAATGGCGTGAAAGATTGGGGCCTGTTCCACCGTACCGCTGCCGCGCTGGGCGCCACTGAAGGCGCCTCCCGCGTGGCGGTGGACGATGGTTTCATGACCCGCGATCGCCAGGTCGGCGCATCGGGCACCTGGGTCACGGCCCGGGTTTACGTGGCTGTGGGTATCTCCGGCGCGATTCAGCACTTACAAGGCATCGGCGCGTGCGACAAAGTCGTGGCGATCAACCTTGATCCAACGTGCGACATGATCAAACGTGCTGATTTGTCAGTCATTGGCGAAAGCGCTGAAATCCTCAACGCGCTCATCGAAGCCGTCGAGGCCTACCGGAACGAGGCGAAACGCGATGCAGCCTGA
- the gbcA gene encoding glycine-betaine demethylase subunit GbcA produces the protein MDVTATLSLGDPLEPARKATAEMLQTRERTYSLPQPFYSDERLFEIDMQEIFQKEWLIAGMTSEIPAKGNFLTLEIGKNPILVVRKPDGTVAAFHNVCRHRGSRLCTKEKGKVAKLVCPYHQWTYELDGRLLYAGTEMGADFDMQKFSLKPVHCKVSGGYIFISLAQNPPAIDEFLQTLNHYMEPYDMENTKVAVQTTLIEKANWKLVLENNRECYHCSGSHPELLNTLLEWDDTNDPRADQKFKDHVAESAAAWEAEKIPYLHKSFGLRNRIVRMPLLKGTVSMTMDGQQGSKKLMGRIKNPDLGSMRILHLPHSWNHCMGDHVIVFTVWPLSAQETMVTTKWLVHKDAVEGVDYDVARLREVWDATNDQDRRLAEENQRGINSVAYQPGPYSQTYEFGVVNFIDWYSAKLLENMGAEPAPYLKGVAVNHE, from the coding sequence ATGGACGTCACCGCAACTCTGAGCCTGGGCGATCCGCTGGAACCCGCACGCAAGGCAACCGCCGAAATGCTGCAAACCCGCGAGCGCACGTACTCGCTGCCGCAGCCTTTCTACAGCGATGAGCGGCTGTTTGAAATCGACATGCAGGAAATCTTTCAAAAGGAATGGCTGATCGCGGGCATGACCAGCGAGATTCCGGCCAAAGGTAACTTCCTGACGCTGGAAATCGGCAAGAACCCGATCCTGGTCGTGCGCAAGCCTGACGGCACCGTCGCCGCGTTCCACAACGTCTGCCGCCACCGCGGTTCGCGTCTGTGCACCAAAGAGAAAGGCAAGGTCGCCAAACTGGTGTGCCCGTACCACCAGTGGACCTACGAGCTCGACGGCCGCCTGCTGTATGCGGGCACCGAAATGGGCGCCGACTTCGACATGCAGAAGTTCAGCCTCAAGCCTGTGCACTGCAAAGTGTCCGGCGGCTACATCTTCATCAGCCTGGCGCAAAACCCGCCGGCCATCGACGAGTTCCTGCAGACGCTGAATCACTACATGGAACCGTACGACATGGAAAACACCAAGGTGGCGGTGCAAACCACCTTGATCGAGAAGGCCAACTGGAAACTCGTGCTGGAAAACAACCGCGAGTGCTACCACTGCAGTGGTTCGCACCCAGAGCTGTTGAACACCCTGCTGGAGTGGGATGACACCAACGATCCGCGCGCCGACCAGAAATTCAAGGATCACGTCGCTGAATCCGCTGCTGCGTGGGAAGCCGAGAAGATCCCTTACCTGCACAAGAGCTTCGGCCTGCGTAACCGTATCGTGCGTATGCCGCTGCTCAAAGGCACCGTATCCATGACCATGGACGGCCAGCAAGGCAGTAAGAAGCTCATGGGCCGCATCAAGAACCCGGACTTGGGCTCGATGCGCATCCTGCATTTGCCGCACTCGTGGAACCATTGCATGGGCGATCACGTCATCGTGTTCACCGTATGGCCACTGAGCGCACAGGAAACCATGGTCACCACCAAATGGCTGGTGCACAAAGACGCCGTCGAAGGCGTGGACTACGACGTCGCGCGCCTGCGTGAAGTCTGGGACGCCACCAACGACCAGGACCGTCGCCTGGCCGAAGAAAACCAGCGCGGCATCAACTCCGTCGCCTACCAGCCAGGCCCGTACTCGCAAACCTACGAGTTCGGCGTGGTCAACTTCATCGACTGGTACAGCGCCAAGTTGCTGGAAAACATGGGCGCAGAGCCTGCGCCTTATTTGAAGGGTGTGGCGGTTAATCACGAGTAA
- a CDS encoding methyl-accepting chemotaxis protein: MSLRNMNIAPRAFLGFSIIGLLMLVLGIFALAQMSEINDATEVMATNSMPSIKALDKLTEASVRLRVLSYRLMLNREADTQQKTLDLLATRNRQIEEARAVYVKLISAPEEQVTYDQYVKLLGDYRQLEDRMKSLSSANKLDELTALLNNDLQTNSDQMNVVLSKLVEINTQQLNDTNKDASNQYSTAFTMVVTLLIIATLLTLLFAWLLTNSITRPISSALKAAEEIAEGDLTRTIQVDGNDEAGRLLAAMLKMQSKLRDTLQRISGSATQLASAAEELNAVTDESARGLSQQNNEIEQAATAVNEMTSAVEEVARNAVSTSEASKNATTSASDGRDLVQETVSAIERMSGDVQSTATLIGNLAEQSRDIGKVLDVIRGLADQTNLLALNAAIEAARAGEAGRGFAVVADEVRALAHRTQQSTSEIERMIGSIQGGTEEAVNSMRSSTERAESTLNIAKGAGVALDTINGAVVEINERNLVIASAAEEQAQVAREVDRNLVNIRDLSTQSATGANQTSAASNELSRLAVDLNGMVARFRL, translated from the coding sequence ATGTCCCTTCGCAATATGAACATCGCGCCCCGTGCTTTTCTCGGCTTCTCCATCATCGGCTTGCTGATGCTGGTGCTTGGCATCTTCGCGCTCGCGCAGATGAGCGAGATCAACGATGCCACCGAAGTCATGGCCACCAACAGCATGCCCAGCATCAAGGCGCTGGATAAGCTGACCGAGGCCAGCGTTCGCCTACGCGTCCTGTCCTATCGTCTGATGCTCAACCGCGAAGCCGACACCCAGCAAAAGACGCTCGACCTGCTGGCGACCCGTAACCGGCAGATCGAAGAAGCACGCGCCGTTTATGTGAAATTGATCTCCGCCCCTGAAGAGCAGGTGACGTACGATCAATACGTGAAACTGCTGGGCGACTATCGCCAGCTCGAAGACCGCATGAAATCGTTGAGCAGCGCTAACAAGCTGGACGAGCTGACGGCTTTGCTTAACAACGACCTGCAAACCAACTCGGACCAGATGAACGTGGTCTTGAGCAAGCTGGTGGAAATCAACACCCAGCAGCTCAACGACACCAACAAAGACGCCTCGAACCAGTATTCGACGGCCTTCACGATGGTGGTCACGCTGTTGATCATTGCCACTCTGCTGACGCTACTGTTCGCCTGGCTGCTGACGAACAGCATCACTCGCCCAATCTCCTCTGCGCTGAAAGCGGCGGAGGAAATCGCCGAGGGTGATCTGACCCGCACCATTCAGGTAGACGGGAATGACGAAGCCGGTCGTCTGCTGGCGGCCATGCTGAAAATGCAATCGAAGCTGCGCGACACACTGCAACGCATTTCTGGTTCCGCGACTCAACTGGCGTCTGCCGCTGAAGAGCTGAACGCCGTCACCGACGAAAGCGCCCGTGGCCTTTCCCAGCAAAACAACGAGATCGAACAGGCCGCGACCGCTGTCAACGAGATGACCAGCGCCGTCGAAGAAGTGGCCCGCAACGCGGTCAGCACCTCCGAAGCATCGAAAAACGCCACCACCTCGGCCAGCGACGGCCGCGATCTGGTGCAGGAAACCGTCAGCGCCATCGAACGCATGAGCGGAGATGTGCAAAGCACCGCCACCCTGATCGGCAACCTCGCCGAGCAATCCCGCGACATCGGCAAGGTCCTGGACGTGATTCGGGGTCTCGCCGACCAGACCAACCTGCTGGCCCTCAACGCCGCCATTGAAGCTGCACGTGCGGGCGAAGCCGGCCGTGGCTTTGCCGTCGTGGCCGACGAAGTGCGCGCCCTCGCCCACCGCACCCAGCAATCGACCAGCGAAATCGAACGCATGATCGGCAGTATTCAGGGCGGGACCGAGGAGGCCGTCAACTCGATGCGCAGCAGCACCGAACGCGCCGAATCGACGTTGAACATTGCCAAAGGCGCAGGCGTTGCGCTGGACACCATTAACGGCGCAGTGGTTGAAATCAACGAACGCAACCTCGTGATCGCCAGCGCCGCCGAGGAACAGGCTCAAGTTGCTCGCGAGGTGGACCGCAACCTGGTCAACATCCGCGATCTGTCGACTCAATCAGCCACCGGCGCCAACCAGACCAGCGCCGCGAGCAACGAGCTGTCGCGTCTGGCCGTGGACCTGAACGGCATGGTCGCCCGCTTCCGCCTGTAA
- the dgcB gene encoding dimethylglycine demethylation protein DgcB, translated as MLSTLLPILLFAALGLGVLGALRRVAMWRNGRASKVDLLGGLLAMPKRYMVDLHHVVARDKYIANTHVATAGGAVASIILAILVHGFGLHNRILGYALLLMTAVMFVGAIFVYMRRRNPPSRLSKGPWMRLPKSLLAFSGSFFLVTLPVAGILPENFGGWLLAIILGIGVLWGVSELFFGMTWGGPMKHAFAGALHLAWHRRAERFGGGRSTGLKPLDLADPTAPLGVEKPKDFTWNQLLGFDACVQCGKCEAACPAFAAGQPLNPKKLIQDMVVGLAGGTDANFAGSPYPGKAIGEHKGNPHQPIVNGLVDAETLWSCTTCRACVEECPMMIEHVDAIVDMRRHLTLEKGATPNKGAEVLENLIATDNPGGFAPGGRMNWAADLNLSLMSDKKTTDVLFWVGDGAFDMRNQRTLRAFVKVLKAAKVDFAVLGLEERDSGDVARRLGDEATFQMLAKRNIQTLAKYSFKRIVTCDPHSFHVLKNEYGAFDGNYLVQHHSTYMAELIGGGALNLGQHKGSSVTYHDPCYLGRYNGEYEAPRDVLKALGIEVKEMQRSGFRSRCCGGGGGAPITDIPGKQRIPDMRMEDIRETGAELVAVGCPQCTAMLEGVVEPRPMIKDIAELVADALLEDAAPVKPAPTKREPAEAH; from the coding sequence ATGTTGAGTACCCTTCTTCCAATCCTGCTGTTCGCCGCTTTGGGCCTTGGTGTCCTCGGCGCCTTACGGCGGGTTGCCATGTGGCGTAACGGGCGTGCGTCCAAGGTCGATCTGCTGGGCGGCCTGCTGGCCATGCCCAAGCGCTACATGGTCGATCTGCACCACGTGGTCGCGCGGGACAAATACATCGCCAACACCCACGTCGCCACGGCTGGCGGCGCGGTTGCGTCGATCATTCTGGCGATTCTGGTCCACGGTTTCGGCCTGCATAACCGCATTCTCGGTTACGCGCTGCTGCTGATGACGGCGGTGATGTTCGTCGGCGCGATCTTCGTTTATATGCGTCGCCGTAACCCACCAAGCCGCCTGTCGAAAGGCCCGTGGATGCGCCTGCCGAAAAGCCTGCTGGCGTTCTCTGGCTCGTTCTTTCTGGTGACCTTGCCGGTCGCGGGCATCCTCCCGGAAAACTTCGGTGGCTGGCTGCTGGCAATCATCCTGGGGATAGGTGTGCTGTGGGGCGTTTCCGAATTGTTCTTCGGCATGACCTGGGGCGGCCCGATGAAGCATGCCTTCGCCGGTGCGCTGCACCTGGCGTGGCACCGTCGCGCCGAGCGCTTTGGCGGTGGTCGTTCGACCGGCCTGAAACCGCTGGACCTGGCCGACCCGACCGCGCCGCTGGGCGTGGAAAAACCCAAGGATTTCACCTGGAACCAACTGCTGGGCTTCGACGCCTGCGTGCAGTGCGGCAAGTGCGAAGCAGCGTGCCCTGCGTTCGCCGCTGGCCAGCCGCTGAACCCGAAAAAGCTGATTCAGGACATGGTCGTCGGTCTGGCGGGCGGCACTGACGCAAACTTCGCAGGCAGCCCTTATCCAGGCAAAGCAATCGGCGAACACAAAGGCAACCCACATCAACCGATCGTCAACGGTCTGGTCGATGCCGAAACCCTGTGGTCATGCACCACCTGCCGCGCCTGCGTGGAAGAGTGCCCGATGATGATCGAGCACGTGGACGCCATCGTCGACATGCGTCGTCACCTGACGCTGGAAAAAGGCGCGACCCCGAACAAGGGTGCCGAAGTGCTGGAAAACCTCATCGCCACCGACAACCCGGGCGGTTTTGCACCCGGCGGCCGGATGAACTGGGCGGCTGACCTGAACCTCAGCCTGATGAGCGACAAAAAGACCACTGACGTGCTGTTCTGGGTCGGTGATGGCGCGTTCGACATGCGCAACCAGCGTACGCTGCGCGCCTTCGTCAAAGTGCTGAAAGCGGCGAAAGTCGACTTCGCGGTACTGGGCCTGGAAGAGCGCGACAGCGGTGACGTGGCTCGTCGTCTGGGCGATGAAGCGACCTTCCAGATGCTCGCCAAACGCAACATTCAGACGCTGGCCAAATACAGCTTCAAACGCATCGTCACCTGTGATCCGCACAGTTTTCACGTGCTGAAAAACGAGTACGGCGCCTTTGACGGCAACTACCTCGTGCAGCACCACAGCACCTACATGGCCGAGCTGATCGGCGGTGGCGCGCTGAATCTGGGCCAGCACAAAGGCTCCAGCGTGACCTATCACGACCCGTGCTACCTGGGACGATACAACGGCGAGTACGAAGCGCCGCGCGACGTGCTCAAGGCGCTGGGTATTGAGGTCAAGGAAATGCAGCGCTCCGGTTTCCGCTCCCGTTGCTGCGGCGGCGGTGGCGGCGCGCCGATCACCGACATTCCGGGCAAACAGCGGATACCCGACATGCGCATGGAAGACATCCGCGAAACCGGCGCCGAACTGGTGGCCGTGGGTTGCCCACAGTGCACCGCGATGCTGGAAGGTGTGGTCGAACCACGCCCGATGATCAAGGACATCGCCGAACTGGTGGCCGACGCGCTGCTCGAAGACGCTGCACCGGTCAAACCGGCACCGACCAAACGTGAACCTGCGGAGGCGCATTGA
- a CDS encoding Abi family protein, translating to MRPFDKPALSVDQQLELLKKRGLRIANEHKAMCLLEVVTLFRLSPYMRPFQETRPDHAFKPGSALKDIVEVYRFDSSLRSLVMEAIERVEVAVRAAINNHLSPRLGSSWITDPKSFHSSYAHGELLRPLRLKLADEARKLKRELTRNQRSGRSEHAIRQHMDNRARDNYFRFYGATYNDPELPPAWAMLEEMSLGTVSTLFRAIARSRDKKAIASRFKLPFEVLESWLHTLTFIRNCCAHHSRLWNRELPVRPALPKSWTIAKACQNQPQPSQRLYVVLTMLAYLTDLISPDAQWKARALKLLGDQDASRLKPMGFPNGWAAQEHWAEIHLG from the coding sequence ATGAGGCCATTCGATAAACCCGCCCTCAGCGTCGATCAGCAATTGGAACTGCTGAAAAAACGTGGCCTGCGCATCGCGAATGAACACAAGGCAATGTGTCTGCTGGAGGTGGTCACGCTGTTTCGGCTCAGCCCATACATGCGGCCGTTTCAGGAGACACGACCGGACCATGCCTTCAAGCCCGGTTCCGCATTGAAAGACATCGTAGAGGTCTATCGCTTCGACTCTTCATTACGCAGCCTGGTCATGGAGGCAATAGAGAGAGTCGAAGTGGCCGTACGCGCAGCCATCAACAATCACCTGAGTCCCAGGCTCGGCTCAAGCTGGATAACCGACCCCAAATCGTTTCATTCTTCCTATGCACACGGCGAACTGTTGCGCCCCCTAAGGCTGAAGCTCGCTGACGAGGCTAGAAAGCTCAAGCGTGAACTGACACGAAACCAACGCAGCGGGCGTTCCGAGCACGCGATACGCCAACACATGGACAACCGCGCTCGCGATAACTACTTCCGTTTTTATGGTGCGACCTATAACGATCCTGAGCTACCGCCCGCGTGGGCGATGCTTGAGGAAATGAGTCTGGGGACAGTGTCAACGCTGTTCAGGGCCATTGCTCGAAGCCGCGACAAAAAAGCCATCGCATCCCGGTTCAAGTTGCCGTTTGAAGTGCTTGAGTCTTGGCTGCACACGTTGACGTTCATTCGCAACTGTTGCGCGCACCACTCACGCCTGTGGAACAGAGAGCTGCCTGTTCGTCCCGCGCTGCCGAAAAGCTGGACGATCGCCAAGGCTTGTCAGAACCAGCCTCAGCCATCGCAGCGGCTATACGTGGTGTTGACCATGCTCGCTTATCTGACTGATCTGATCAGCCCGGACGCTCAGTGGAAAGCTCGAGCGTTGAAGTTGCTGGGAGATCAGGACGCCTCAAGGCTGAAGCCTATGGGATTCCCGAATGGCTGGGCAGCGCAGGAGCACTGGGCCGAGATCCATCTCGGATAA
- the gbcB gene encoding glycine-betaine demethylase subunit GbcB, producing the protein MSQSFLSPVTTQTWANGRHLVRVVKVIQETWDVRTFCFMADQPILFFFKPGQFVTLELEIDGVPTMRSYTISSSPSVPYSFSITIKRVPGGKVSNWLHDTLHEGQELAVHGPVGLFNAIDFPNPKILYLSGGVGITPVMSMARWYYDTNANVDMVFVHSSRSPKDIIYHRELEQMASRINNFSLHIVCEKHGLGEPWAGYRGYLNQKMLELMAPDFMEREVFCCGPTPYMNAVKRLLEANGFNMAQYHEESFGATPPEARADAVEHAEQAADAPEIDIAELHQVEFTDTGKSIRVAPGETVHAAAAKLGLMIPKACGMGICGTCKVMKLSGEVEMEHNGGITDDDVEEGYILSCCSIPKGDVRIEY; encoded by the coding sequence ATGTCCCAGAGTTTCCTCAGCCCGGTTACCACGCAGACCTGGGCCAATGGCCGCCACCTTGTGCGCGTCGTCAAAGTGATCCAGGAAACCTGGGACGTTCGCACTTTTTGCTTCATGGCCGACCAGCCGATCCTGTTCTTTTTCAAGCCGGGCCAGTTCGTCACCCTGGAGCTGGAAATCGACGGCGTGCCGACCATGCGCTCCTACACCATTTCCAGCTCGCCCTCGGTGCCGTACAGCTTCTCGATCACCATCAAGCGCGTGCCGGGCGGTAAGGTCTCGAACTGGCTCCACGACACCCTGCATGAAGGCCAAGAGCTGGCGGTTCACGGGCCGGTCGGGCTGTTCAACGCCATCGACTTCCCGAACCCGAAGATTTTGTACCTCAGCGGCGGCGTCGGCATCACGCCGGTCATGTCCATGGCGCGCTGGTATTACGACACCAACGCCAATGTCGACATGGTGTTCGTTCACAGCTCCCGTTCGCCAAAAGACATCATCTACCACCGCGAACTTGAGCAGATGGCGTCGCGTATCAATAACTTCTCGCTGCACATCGTCTGTGAGAAGCACGGTCTGGGCGAACCATGGGCCGGTTATCGCGGCTACCTGAACCAAAAGATGCTGGAGCTGATGGCGCCGGACTTCATGGAACGTGAAGTCTTCTGCTGCGGCCCGACCCCTTACATGAACGCGGTCAAGCGCCTCCTGGAAGCCAACGGCTTCAACATGGCCCAGTACCACGAGGAATCCTTCGGTGCGACGCCACCCGAAGCCCGCGCCGATGCCGTGGAACACGCCGAACAGGCCGCCGACGCGCCGGAAATCGACATTGCCGAACTGCACCAGGTCGAATTCACCGACACCGGCAAGAGCATCCGCGTGGCGCCAGGCGAAACCGTTCACGCCGCCGCTGCCAAGCTGGGCCTGATGATCCCGAAAGCCTGCGGCATGGGCATCTGCGGGACCTGCAAGGTGATGAAGCTGAGCGGCGAAGTCGAGATGGAACACAACGGCGGCATTACCGACGACGACGTGGAAGAAGGCTACATCCTGTCGTGCTGCAGCATTCCGAAGGGCGACGTGCGAATCGAGTATTGA
- a CDS encoding electron transfer flavoprotein subunit beta — MQPEKKLPVDKAALHVISLVSIGAHPTSGRPRRAEQDARAVELGLQLAGDNLHVLHAGSAEEPALRAYLGMGLKELHVLDQPQGADALPGLADYIRESGVQLVLAGTQAETGEGSGMLPYLLAEKLGWPLVVGMAEVESISNGSAQVLQALPRGQRRRLKVRLPFLATVDNAAPKPRQSAYGPAQRGTLDVEDIEVTIDELFTGAELTPAKPRPKRLKVIKAKSGADRMKAATAKASGGGGQVLKGVSPQEGAAAILKLLVEEGVVR, encoded by the coding sequence ATGCAGCCTGAAAAAAAACTGCCTGTGGATAAAGCCGCCTTGCACGTCATCAGCCTCGTTTCCATCGGCGCGCACCCGACTTCCGGTCGTCCGCGCCGCGCCGAGCAGGATGCGCGCGCTGTCGAGCTAGGCTTGCAACTGGCTGGGGATAACTTACACGTGCTGCATGCCGGTAGCGCTGAGGAGCCCGCACTGCGTGCTTACCTCGGAATGGGCCTGAAAGAGTTGCACGTTCTCGACCAACCCCAAGGCGCCGACGCGCTGCCGGGGCTGGCTGATTACATCCGCGAATCCGGCGTACAGCTGGTGCTTGCTGGCACCCAAGCCGAAACGGGCGAAGGATCGGGCATGCTGCCCTACCTGCTCGCCGAGAAACTCGGCTGGCCGCTGGTGGTCGGCATGGCGGAAGTAGAATCCATCAGCAATGGCAGCGCCCAAGTGCTCCAGGCGTTGCCACGCGGTCAACGCCGCCGCCTGAAGGTGCGTCTGCCATTCCTCGCCACTGTGGATAACGCCGCGCCGAAACCGCGCCAAAGCGCCTACGGCCCGGCGCAGCGCGGCACGCTGGACGTGGAAGACATTGAAGTCACGATCGACGAGTTATTCACAGGCGCCGAACTGACTCCGGCCAAACCTCGGCCGAAACGGCTGAAAGTGATCAAGGCGAAGAGCGGCGCGGACCGGATGAAGGCGGCGACGGCAAAAGCCAGCGGCGGCGGCGGGCAAGTGCTTAAAGGTGTTAGCCCCCAGGAAGGCGCTGCGGCGATTTTGAAGTTGTTGGTGGAGGAAGGGGTGGTGCGTTAA